The Rhea pennata isolate bPtePen1 chromosome Z, bPtePen1.pri, whole genome shotgun sequence genome includes a region encoding these proteins:
- the TRMT10B gene encoding tRNA methyltransferase 10 homolog B isoform X1, with protein MEGGGEADGACEALRLLRIDPGGPAEPRAGCAAPCSKNVMRKQKHWEKVIMAKKRKRAQERERRKARQAEGRGAVEQHSKRVQKAIMKERLLEAKESGPRLCVDLSMADWMTKKETSRLAAQIRRLYGANRRAEKPFWLCLTEFVVGSSIYEECFRMNDGFSKYLMDTTQESYLDLFPLDEIVYLTPDSENVLEDIDPKKVYILGGLVDESIHKKLTLQRARDQSLQTARLPIREYMVKNINAKNYHSETLAINQVFDVLSTYYETRSWPAALKAGVSSGKGYVLPDAVN; from the exons ATggagggcggcggcgaggcggaCGGCGCCTGCGAGGCTCTCCGCCTGCTGCGGATCGaccccggcggccccgcggagccgcgggcgggctgcgcggcgccctGCTCG AAGAATGTCATGCGTAAACAGAAACACTGGGAGAAAGTCATCATGgcaaagaagaggaagagggcgcaggaaagagagagaagaaaagcacgGCAGGCTGAAGGCAGAG gCGCTGTAGAACAGCACAGCAAAAGAGTTCAGAAAGCCATCATGAAAGAACGCCTTCTGGAGGCCAAGGAGTCTGGGCCTCGGCTGTGTGTGGACCTCAGCATGGCTGACTGGATGACAAAGAAG GAAACAAGCCGCCTTGCTGCTCAGATCAGGAGACTCTATGGGGCCAACAGGAGGGCCGAAAAGCCATTCTGGCTCTGTCTGACAGAGTTTGTCGTGGGCTCTTCGATCTATGAGGAGTGCTTCCGCATGAATGATGGCTTCTCCAAATATTTG ATGGATACAACTCAAGAAAGTTACCTTGATCTGTTTCCTTTAGATGAAATTGTTTATCTCACTCCTGACTCTGAGAAtg tcCTTGAAGACATTGATCCAAAAAAGGTGTACATCCTTGGAGGACTGGTGGATGAAAGTATTCATAAG AAGCTGACCTTGCAAAGGGCTCGAGATCAGTCCTTACAAACAGCCCGCCTCCCAATTCGTGAGTATATGGTGAAAAACATCAACGCCAAGAACTACCACTCAGAGACGCTTGCAATCAATCAAG TCTTTGATGTCTTATCAACTTACTACGAGACCCGAAGTTGGCCAGCAGCCTTGAAAGCTGGAGTGTCTTCTGGAAAAGGCTATGTGCTCCCAGATGCGGTGaattaa
- the TRMT10B gene encoding tRNA methyltransferase 10 homolog B isoform X3, with protein sequence MRKQKHWEKVIMAKKRKRAQERERRKARQAEGRGAVEQHSKRVQKAIMKERLLEAKESGPRLCVDLSMADWMTKKETSRLAAQIRRLYGANRRAEKPFWLCLTEFVVGSSIYEECFRMNDGFSKYLMDTTQESYLDLFPLDEIVYLTPDSENVLEDIDPKKVYILGGLVDESIHKKLTLQRARDQSLQTARLPIREYMVKNINAKNYHSETLAINQVFDVLSTYYETRSWPAALKAGVSSGKGYVLPDAVN encoded by the exons ATGCGTAAACAGAAACACTGGGAGAAAGTCATCATGgcaaagaagaggaagagggcgcaggaaagagagagaagaaaagcacgGCAGGCTGAAGGCAGAG gCGCTGTAGAACAGCACAGCAAAAGAGTTCAGAAAGCCATCATGAAAGAACGCCTTCTGGAGGCCAAGGAGTCTGGGCCTCGGCTGTGTGTGGACCTCAGCATGGCTGACTGGATGACAAAGAAG GAAACAAGCCGCCTTGCTGCTCAGATCAGGAGACTCTATGGGGCCAACAGGAGGGCCGAAAAGCCATTCTGGCTCTGTCTGACAGAGTTTGTCGTGGGCTCTTCGATCTATGAGGAGTGCTTCCGCATGAATGATGGCTTCTCCAAATATTTG ATGGATACAACTCAAGAAAGTTACCTTGATCTGTTTCCTTTAGATGAAATTGTTTATCTCACTCCTGACTCTGAGAAtg tcCTTGAAGACATTGATCCAAAAAAGGTGTACATCCTTGGAGGACTGGTGGATGAAAGTATTCATAAG AAGCTGACCTTGCAAAGGGCTCGAGATCAGTCCTTACAAACAGCCCGCCTCCCAATTCGTGAGTATATGGTGAAAAACATCAACGCCAAGAACTACCACTCAGAGACGCTTGCAATCAATCAAG TCTTTGATGTCTTATCAACTTACTACGAGACCCGAAGTTGGCCAGCAGCCTTGAAAGCTGGAGTGTCTTCTGGAAAAGGCTATGTGCTCCCAGATGCGGTGaattaa
- the LOC134153429 gene encoding uncharacterized protein LOC134153429, with translation MSGWVLRAVQRSRAGLPYLPHLASGRLQRKPHMVALSHAYSTKEESSARAIGRYPVPNKKDMPYDIVELMEEVEMKTGFLPNVFKAMSHRPAEFRAFFAYYNAIMNKDTGRLSKADKELIIVATSVVNRCPYCVVAHGALHRIYSKQPALADQVIVNWKLADLSDRELAMLEFALAVCRADNITEEHFQKLEAHGFDREDAWDIGMISAFFAMSNRIAHYIDLRPNKEFYTMGRMPREEKEKEKAEHA, from the exons ATGAGCGGCTGGGTGCTGCGCGCCGTGCAGCGGAGCCGAGCCGGCCTGCCC TATCTGCCTCATCTAGCATCAGGGAGACTCCAGAGAAAGCCCCACATGGTGGCCCTGAGCCATGCCTACAGCACCAAGGAAGAAAGCTCTGCAAGAGCAATTGGGCGGTACCCAGTACCCAATAAGAAGGACATGCCATATGATATTGTGGAGCTCATGGAGGAAGTAGAAATGAAG ACTGGATTTTTGCCTAATGTGTTCAAAGCCATGTCTCATCGACCTGCTGAATTCAGAGCTTTCTTTGCCTATTACAATGCCATTATGAACAAAGACACAG GTCGGCTCAGCAAGGCAGACAAAGAGCTCATAATTGTGGCCACAAGTGTTGTGAATAGATGCCCCTACTGCGTGGTCGCACATGGAGCACTTCATCGGATATATTCAAAGCAGCCAGCATTGGCTGATCAG GTCATTGTGAACTGGAAACTGGCCGACCTGAGTGATCGGGAACTGGCAATGCTGGAGTTTGCCCTTGCAGTCTGCCGAGCTGATAACATCACTGAAGAGCATTTCCAGAAGCTGGAGGCACATGGTTTTGACCGTGAAGACGCCTGGGACATAGGCATGATTTCTGCGTTTTTTGCTATGTCTAATCGCATAGCTCATTATATCGACCTGCGCCCAAACAAGGAGTTCTACACCATGGGCAGGATGCCCcgggaagagaaggagaaagagaaagctgaacACGCGTAA
- the TRMT10B gene encoding tRNA methyltransferase 10 homolog B isoform X2: MEGGGEADGACEALRLLRIDPGGPAEPRAGCAAPCSKHWEKVIMAKKRKRAQERERRKARQAEGRGAVEQHSKRVQKAIMKERLLEAKESGPRLCVDLSMADWMTKKETSRLAAQIRRLYGANRRAEKPFWLCLTEFVVGSSIYEECFRMNDGFSKYLMDTTQESYLDLFPLDEIVYLTPDSENVLEDIDPKKVYILGGLVDESIHKKLTLQRARDQSLQTARLPIREYMVKNINAKNYHSETLAINQVFDVLSTYYETRSWPAALKAGVSSGKGYVLPDAVN, translated from the exons ATggagggcggcggcgaggcggaCGGCGCCTGCGAGGCTCTCCGCCTGCTGCGGATCGaccccggcggccccgcggagccgcgggcgggctgcgcggcgccctGCTCG AAACACTGGGAGAAAGTCATCATGgcaaagaagaggaagagggcgcaggaaagagagagaagaaaagcacgGCAGGCTGAAGGCAGAG gCGCTGTAGAACAGCACAGCAAAAGAGTTCAGAAAGCCATCATGAAAGAACGCCTTCTGGAGGCCAAGGAGTCTGGGCCTCGGCTGTGTGTGGACCTCAGCATGGCTGACTGGATGACAAAGAAG GAAACAAGCCGCCTTGCTGCTCAGATCAGGAGACTCTATGGGGCCAACAGGAGGGCCGAAAAGCCATTCTGGCTCTGTCTGACAGAGTTTGTCGTGGGCTCTTCGATCTATGAGGAGTGCTTCCGCATGAATGATGGCTTCTCCAAATATTTG ATGGATACAACTCAAGAAAGTTACCTTGATCTGTTTCCTTTAGATGAAATTGTTTATCTCACTCCTGACTCTGAGAAtg tcCTTGAAGACATTGATCCAAAAAAGGTGTACATCCTTGGAGGACTGGTGGATGAAAGTATTCATAAG AAGCTGACCTTGCAAAGGGCTCGAGATCAGTCCTTACAAACAGCCCGCCTCCCAATTCGTGAGTATATGGTGAAAAACATCAACGCCAAGAACTACCACTCAGAGACGCTTGCAATCAATCAAG TCTTTGATGTCTTATCAACTTACTACGAGACCCGAAGTTGGCCAGCAGCCTTGAAAGCTGGAGTGTCTTCTGGAAAAGGCTATGTGCTCCCAGATGCGGTGaattaa